The Alosa alosa isolate M-15738 ecotype Scorff River chromosome 9, AALO_Geno_1.1, whole genome shotgun sequence genome includes a region encoding these proteins:
- the LOC125301257 gene encoding nuclear autoantigenic sperm protein isoform X1 — MPEETAASSSAASTDEKPCSSNAAAAAEGLEDVLEEAKKLIGTGNRHMVMGDVVSAVSVFQEACGMLAEKYGDTADECGEAFFLCGKALLELARMENTVLGNALDGVPEESSEEGEKQNDSKIESADNLDEKTREELREQVYDAMAEKENVNGDAEKTEGTQGKTAEEVSKEEGTEKSEEMVVEATPEVPKEVPVKEEADEKPKEEKLAEKPTVEKPTKESTREEESAKEPKKPRDLPEKDGVSATESPMKNGVKESPCRDKVETTASEEEPAKMENGVKNSDENGHGQEPEDEEMAGDDGDGDDDEDEDGDGEGNAEDKESEDEVGNLQLAWEMLEVAKVIYKRKEVKEDQLMMAQIFLKLGEVGTESGNYGQALEDFQECLALQLKHLPPHSRLLAETHYQLGITFSFTNEYRQAIDHFSSSIKVIETRVAMLQTVIEKAEEEAVKEERTELEELKQLLPEIKEKVEDAKESQRTAAAASVAIQQTMGGASTSSAFPTENGASSSSSSTVINQIPVKPAEGVAATSKSASDISHLVRKKRKPEEESPKQDSEAKKVKQETTVNGSGDSASNGNGVQEKMEQEASA, encoded by the exons ATGCCAGAGGAAACTGCAGCTTCTTCCAGTGCCGCAAG CACGGATGAGAAACCCTGTTCATCAAATgcagctgctgcagcagaaGG CCTAGAGGATGTACTGGAAGAGGCCAAGAAATTGATTGGCACTGGAAACAGGCACATGGTCATGGGGGATGTAGTCTCAGCAGTCAGTGTGTTCCAGGAAGCCTGTGGCATGCT GGCTGAGAAGTATGGTGATACTGCTGATGAATGTGGTGAAGCATTCTtcctttgtggaaaagccttgcTGGAACTTGCCAG GATGGAGAATACTGTTCTTGGCAATGCTTTGGATGGAGTTCCAGAGGAGTCTTCGGAGGAGGGTGAAAAGCAGAATGACTCCAAGATTGAAAGTGCAGATAACCTAGATG AAAAAACTAGGGAAGAGCTTCGAGAGCAGGTTTACGATGCTATGGCTGAGAAGGAAAACGTGAATGGTGATGCAGAGAAAACCGAAGGGACCCAAggcaaaactgcagaggaagtGTCTAAAGAGGAGGGTACAGAAAAGTCAGAGGAAATGGTTGTGGAAGCAACACCTGAAGTGCCTAAAGAAGTCCCTGTAAAGGAGGAGGCTGACGAGAAGCCAAAGGAAGAAAAGCTGGCCGAGAAACCAACAGTGGAGAAGCCGACAAAGGAGTCAACCAGGGAGGAGGAGTCTGCCAAGGAGCCTAAGAAGCCCAGAGATCTCCCAGAAAAAGATGGTGTTTCTGCCACCGAGTCACCCATGAAAAATGGTGTGAAGGAGTCTCCTTGCAGGGATAAAGTTGAAACGACTGCCTCTGAGGAAGAGCCTGCCAAGATGGAGAATGGCGTGAAGAATTCTGATGAAAATGGTCATGGGCAAGAGCCTGAGGATGAAGAGATGGCAGGAG atgatggtgatggtgatgatgatgaggatgaagaTGGTGATGGAGAAGGAAATGCTGAGGATAAG GAGAGTGAAGATGAAGTGGGCAACCTTCAGCTGGCTTGGGAGATGTTGGAGGTGGCTAAAGTAATCTACAAAAg GAAAGAAGTCAAGGAGGACCAGTTGATGATGGCACAGATCTTCTTGAAGCTTGGAGAAGTTGGTACTGAATCTG GTAACTATGGCCAGGCCCTTGAAGACTTCCAGGAGTGCTTGGCCCTGCAGCTCAAACACCTGCCACCTCACAGTCGCCTGCTGGCAGAAACTCACTATCAGCTGGGCATAACCTTCAGTTTTACAAACGAGTACAGACAGGCCATCGACCACTTCAGCAGTTCCATTAAAGTGATTGAGACCAGAGTGG CCATGCTTCAGACGGTGATTGagaaggcggaggaggaggctgtGAAGGAAGAGCGAACTGAGCTGGAGGAGCTGAAGCAGCTGCTGCCTGAGATCAAGGAGAAGGTGGAGGATGCCAAGGAGAGCCAgaggactgctgctgctgcctctgtcGCTATTCAGCAGACCATG GGTGGGGCCTCTACATCATCTGCATTCCCAACTGAGAACGGTgcttcttcctcttcatcttccACAGTTATTAACCAG ATTCCAGTAAAGCCAGCTGAGGGGGTGGCGGCTACCTCTAAATCAGCATCGGACATCTCCCACCTTGTGAGGAAAAAG AGGAAACCAGAGGAGGAGAGCCCAAAGCAGGACAGTGAAGCTAAAAAGGTCAAACAGGAGACTACAGTAAATGGCAGTGGAGACTCCGCAAGCAACGGCAATGGAGTTCAGGAGAAAATGGAACAGGAG GCCTCGGCGTGA
- the LOC125301257 gene encoding nuclear autoantigenic sperm protein isoform X3, with translation MPEETAASSSAASTDEKPCSSNAAAAAEGLEDVLEEAKKLIGTGNRHMVMGDVVSAVSVFQEACGMLAEKYGDTADECGEAFFLCGKALLELARMENTVLGNALDGVPEESSEEGEKQNDSKIESADNLDEKTREELREQVYDAMAEKENVNGDAEKTEGTQGKTAEEVSKEEGTEKSEEMVVEATPEVPKEVPVKEEADEKPKEEKLAEKPTVEKPTKESTREEESAKEPKKPRDLPEKDGVSATESPMKNDDGDGDDDEDEDGDGEGNAEDKESEDEVGNLQLAWEMLEVAKVIYKRKEVKEDQLMMAQIFLKLGEVGTESGNYGQALEDFQECLALQLKHLPPHSRLLAETHYQLGITFSFTNEYRQAIDHFSSSIKVIETRVAMLQTVIEKAEEEAVKEERTELEELKQLLPEIKEKVEDAKESQRTAAAASVAIQQTMGGASTSSAFPTENGASSSSSSTVINQIPVKPAEGVAATSKSASDISHLVRKKRKPEEESPKQDSEAKKVKQETTVNGSGDSASNGNGVQEKMEQEASA, from the exons ATGCCAGAGGAAACTGCAGCTTCTTCCAGTGCCGCAAG CACGGATGAGAAACCCTGTTCATCAAATgcagctgctgcagcagaaGG CCTAGAGGATGTACTGGAAGAGGCCAAGAAATTGATTGGCACTGGAAACAGGCACATGGTCATGGGGGATGTAGTCTCAGCAGTCAGTGTGTTCCAGGAAGCCTGTGGCATGCT GGCTGAGAAGTATGGTGATACTGCTGATGAATGTGGTGAAGCATTCTtcctttgtggaaaagccttgcTGGAACTTGCCAG GATGGAGAATACTGTTCTTGGCAATGCTTTGGATGGAGTTCCAGAGGAGTCTTCGGAGGAGGGTGAAAAGCAGAATGACTCCAAGATTGAAAGTGCAGATAACCTAGATG AAAAAACTAGGGAAGAGCTTCGAGAGCAGGTTTACGATGCTATGGCTGAGAAGGAAAACGTGAATGGTGATGCAGAGAAAACCGAAGGGACCCAAggcaaaactgcagaggaagtGTCTAAAGAGGAGGGTACAGAAAAGTCAGAGGAAATGGTTGTGGAAGCAACACCTGAAGTGCCTAAAGAAGTCCCTGTAAAGGAGGAGGCTGACGAGAAGCCAAAGGAAGAAAAGCTGGCCGAGAAACCAACAGTGGAGAAGCCGACAAAGGAGTCAACCAGGGAGGAGGAGTCTGCCAAGGAGCCTAAGAAGCCCAGAGATCTCCCAGAAAAAGATGGTGTTTCTGCCACCGAGTCACCCATGAAAAATG atgatggtgatggtgatgatgatgaggatgaagaTGGTGATGGAGAAGGAAATGCTGAGGATAAG GAGAGTGAAGATGAAGTGGGCAACCTTCAGCTGGCTTGGGAGATGTTGGAGGTGGCTAAAGTAATCTACAAAAg GAAAGAAGTCAAGGAGGACCAGTTGATGATGGCACAGATCTTCTTGAAGCTTGGAGAAGTTGGTACTGAATCTG GTAACTATGGCCAGGCCCTTGAAGACTTCCAGGAGTGCTTGGCCCTGCAGCTCAAACACCTGCCACCTCACAGTCGCCTGCTGGCAGAAACTCACTATCAGCTGGGCATAACCTTCAGTTTTACAAACGAGTACAGACAGGCCATCGACCACTTCAGCAGTTCCATTAAAGTGATTGAGACCAGAGTGG CCATGCTTCAGACGGTGATTGagaaggcggaggaggaggctgtGAAGGAAGAGCGAACTGAGCTGGAGGAGCTGAAGCAGCTGCTGCCTGAGATCAAGGAGAAGGTGGAGGATGCCAAGGAGAGCCAgaggactgctgctgctgcctctgtcGCTATTCAGCAGACCATG GGTGGGGCCTCTACATCATCTGCATTCCCAACTGAGAACGGTgcttcttcctcttcatcttccACAGTTATTAACCAG ATTCCAGTAAAGCCAGCTGAGGGGGTGGCGGCTACCTCTAAATCAGCATCGGACATCTCCCACCTTGTGAGGAAAAAG AGGAAACCAGAGGAGGAGAGCCCAAAGCAGGACAGTGAAGCTAAAAAGGTCAAACAGGAGACTACAGTAAATGGCAGTGGAGACTCCGCAAGCAACGGCAATGGAGTTCAGGAGAAAATGGAACAGGAG GCCTCGGCGTGA
- the LOC125301257 gene encoding nuclear autoantigenic sperm protein isoform X2: MPEETAASSSAASTDEKPCSSNAAAAAEGLEDVLEEAKKLIGTGNRHMVMGDVVSAVSVFQEACGMLAEKYGDTADECGEAFFLCGKALLELARMENTVLGNALDGVPEESSEEGEKQNDSKIESADNLDEKTREELREQVYDAMAEKENVNGDAEKTEGTQGKTAEEVSKEEGTEKSEEMVVEATPEVPKEVPVKEEADEKPKEEKLAEKPTVEKPTKESTREEESAKEPKKPRDLPEKDGVSATESPMKNGVKESPCRDKVETTASEEEPAKMENGVKNSDENGHGQEPEDEEMAGDDGDGDDDEDEDGDGEGNAEDKESEDEVGNLQLAWEMLEVAKVIYKRKEVKEDQLMMAQIFLKLGEVGTESGNYGQALEDFQECLALQLKHLPPHSRLLAETHYQLGITFSFTNEYRQAIDHFSSSIKVIETRVAMLQTVIEKAEEEAVKEERTELEELKQLLPEIKEKVEDAKESQRTAAAASVAIQQTMGGASTSSAFPTENGASSSSSSTVINQIPVKPAEGVAATSKSASDISHLVRKKASA, from the exons ATGCCAGAGGAAACTGCAGCTTCTTCCAGTGCCGCAAG CACGGATGAGAAACCCTGTTCATCAAATgcagctgctgcagcagaaGG CCTAGAGGATGTACTGGAAGAGGCCAAGAAATTGATTGGCACTGGAAACAGGCACATGGTCATGGGGGATGTAGTCTCAGCAGTCAGTGTGTTCCAGGAAGCCTGTGGCATGCT GGCTGAGAAGTATGGTGATACTGCTGATGAATGTGGTGAAGCATTCTtcctttgtggaaaagccttgcTGGAACTTGCCAG GATGGAGAATACTGTTCTTGGCAATGCTTTGGATGGAGTTCCAGAGGAGTCTTCGGAGGAGGGTGAAAAGCAGAATGACTCCAAGATTGAAAGTGCAGATAACCTAGATG AAAAAACTAGGGAAGAGCTTCGAGAGCAGGTTTACGATGCTATGGCTGAGAAGGAAAACGTGAATGGTGATGCAGAGAAAACCGAAGGGACCCAAggcaaaactgcagaggaagtGTCTAAAGAGGAGGGTACAGAAAAGTCAGAGGAAATGGTTGTGGAAGCAACACCTGAAGTGCCTAAAGAAGTCCCTGTAAAGGAGGAGGCTGACGAGAAGCCAAAGGAAGAAAAGCTGGCCGAGAAACCAACAGTGGAGAAGCCGACAAAGGAGTCAACCAGGGAGGAGGAGTCTGCCAAGGAGCCTAAGAAGCCCAGAGATCTCCCAGAAAAAGATGGTGTTTCTGCCACCGAGTCACCCATGAAAAATGGTGTGAAGGAGTCTCCTTGCAGGGATAAAGTTGAAACGACTGCCTCTGAGGAAGAGCCTGCCAAGATGGAGAATGGCGTGAAGAATTCTGATGAAAATGGTCATGGGCAAGAGCCTGAGGATGAAGAGATGGCAGGAG atgatggtgatggtgatgatgatgaggatgaagaTGGTGATGGAGAAGGAAATGCTGAGGATAAG GAGAGTGAAGATGAAGTGGGCAACCTTCAGCTGGCTTGGGAGATGTTGGAGGTGGCTAAAGTAATCTACAAAAg GAAAGAAGTCAAGGAGGACCAGTTGATGATGGCACAGATCTTCTTGAAGCTTGGAGAAGTTGGTACTGAATCTG GTAACTATGGCCAGGCCCTTGAAGACTTCCAGGAGTGCTTGGCCCTGCAGCTCAAACACCTGCCACCTCACAGTCGCCTGCTGGCAGAAACTCACTATCAGCTGGGCATAACCTTCAGTTTTACAAACGAGTACAGACAGGCCATCGACCACTTCAGCAGTTCCATTAAAGTGATTGAGACCAGAGTGG CCATGCTTCAGACGGTGATTGagaaggcggaggaggaggctgtGAAGGAAGAGCGAACTGAGCTGGAGGAGCTGAAGCAGCTGCTGCCTGAGATCAAGGAGAAGGTGGAGGATGCCAAGGAGAGCCAgaggactgctgctgctgcctctgtcGCTATTCAGCAGACCATG GGTGGGGCCTCTACATCATCTGCATTCCCAACTGAGAACGGTgcttcttcctcttcatcttccACAGTTATTAACCAG ATTCCAGTAAAGCCAGCTGAGGGGGTGGCGGCTACCTCTAAATCAGCATCGGACATCTCCCACCTTGTGAGGAAAAAG GCCTCGGCGTGA
- the LOC125301257 gene encoding nuclear autoantigenic sperm protein isoform X4, translated as MPEETAASSSAASTDEKPCSSNAAAAAEGLEDVLEEAKKLIGTGNRHMVMGDVVSAVSVFQEACGMLAEKYGDTADECGEAFFLCGKALLELARMENTVLGNALDGVPEESSEEGEKQNDSKIESADNLDDDGDGDDDEDEDGDGEGNAEDKESEDEVGNLQLAWEMLEVAKVIYKRKEVKEDQLMMAQIFLKLGEVGTESGNYGQALEDFQECLALQLKHLPPHSRLLAETHYQLGITFSFTNEYRQAIDHFSSSIKVIETRVAMLQTVIEKAEEEAVKEERTELEELKQLLPEIKEKVEDAKESQRTAAAASVAIQQTMGGASTSSAFPTENGASSSSSSTVINQIPVKPAEGVAATSKSASDISHLVRKKRKPEEESPKQDSEAKKVKQETTVNGSGDSASNGNGVQEKMEQEASA; from the exons ATGCCAGAGGAAACTGCAGCTTCTTCCAGTGCCGCAAG CACGGATGAGAAACCCTGTTCATCAAATgcagctgctgcagcagaaGG CCTAGAGGATGTACTGGAAGAGGCCAAGAAATTGATTGGCACTGGAAACAGGCACATGGTCATGGGGGATGTAGTCTCAGCAGTCAGTGTGTTCCAGGAAGCCTGTGGCATGCT GGCTGAGAAGTATGGTGATACTGCTGATGAATGTGGTGAAGCATTCTtcctttgtggaaaagccttgcTGGAACTTGCCAG GATGGAGAATACTGTTCTTGGCAATGCTTTGGATGGAGTTCCAGAGGAGTCTTCGGAGGAGGGTGAAAAGCAGAATGACTCCAAGATTGAAAGTGCAGATAACCTAGATG atgatggtgatggtgatgatgatgaggatgaagaTGGTGATGGAGAAGGAAATGCTGAGGATAAG GAGAGTGAAGATGAAGTGGGCAACCTTCAGCTGGCTTGGGAGATGTTGGAGGTGGCTAAAGTAATCTACAAAAg GAAAGAAGTCAAGGAGGACCAGTTGATGATGGCACAGATCTTCTTGAAGCTTGGAGAAGTTGGTACTGAATCTG GTAACTATGGCCAGGCCCTTGAAGACTTCCAGGAGTGCTTGGCCCTGCAGCTCAAACACCTGCCACCTCACAGTCGCCTGCTGGCAGAAACTCACTATCAGCTGGGCATAACCTTCAGTTTTACAAACGAGTACAGACAGGCCATCGACCACTTCAGCAGTTCCATTAAAGTGATTGAGACCAGAGTGG CCATGCTTCAGACGGTGATTGagaaggcggaggaggaggctgtGAAGGAAGAGCGAACTGAGCTGGAGGAGCTGAAGCAGCTGCTGCCTGAGATCAAGGAGAAGGTGGAGGATGCCAAGGAGAGCCAgaggactgctgctgctgcctctgtcGCTATTCAGCAGACCATG GGTGGGGCCTCTACATCATCTGCATTCCCAACTGAGAACGGTgcttcttcctcttcatcttccACAGTTATTAACCAG ATTCCAGTAAAGCCAGCTGAGGGGGTGGCGGCTACCTCTAAATCAGCATCGGACATCTCCCACCTTGTGAGGAAAAAG AGGAAACCAGAGGAGGAGAGCCCAAAGCAGGACAGTGAAGCTAAAAAGGTCAAACAGGAGACTACAGTAAATGGCAGTGGAGACTCCGCAAGCAACGGCAATGGAGTTCAGGAGAAAATGGAACAGGAG GCCTCGGCGTGA
- the LOC125300212 gene encoding uncharacterized protein LOC125300212 — MTSLQACFPAVQPREDLILILRFYHLPTDGAELHRSLLRQKEVAPWETAVLAGNLSKHEECVVAWGAIRLTRSTSQGSRRDERASLWNTGTHLVPLYCTPVPPVISLSPLADECLVKNFKPYSVAEIRLHIYSGQATPFPLPPESPVPSADQNPPTLGCEAGFSERVRPPVQPFCQGNVVILHIDGARFLPDCSTISRVMGGVFDHHYNQVGPDIATGVDLDSNIFEPFYNFRLELRCPTLPTSSTVLLKVYTVDKFSLKTVTIGWAALGLFVESGSETQAGIDTSPQQVCLNEGAHQLRLYHQCPATGTPLSSQALALSSRVVPCASVLVRVSSAPSEGVGPTEPQSQQPQQLSPKLSPSDRVFYSSSARLTPGETRLLAAMMHRSFVSVRETALFIAGDSWGPDTKSELEIGDWILQKLSHVNYTWPQPFNLNLVSHYSRSDGFKVCVESALNLPWCAFPMGICTLCPPAAVYQGPPWLAHDRPNFIQCLVLNSSYSAPQWSDGYMSFHQRVYHKYMTAIIHLYAVSVVPIEASEHMHDSNGNQKI, encoded by the exons ATGACTTCCCTTCAGGCCTGCTTCCCTGCTGTCCAGCCAAGAGAGGACCTGATTCTAATTCTGCGCTTCTACCACCTGCCCACTGATGGTGCTGAGCTCCACAGAAGCCTCCTGCGGCAGAAGGAGGTGGCGCCCTGGGAGACTGCTGTGCTGGCGGGAAACCTCAGCAAACATGAGGAGTGTGTCGTAGCCTGGGGGGCCATCAGACTCACTAGGTCCACAT CCCAGGGATccagaagagatgagagggcgAGCCTCTGGAATACAGGCACTCACCTGGTGCCACTCTACTGCACACCTGTCCCTCCTGTCATCTCTCTCAGCCCACTG gCGGATGAGTGCCTGGTGAAGAATTTCAAGCCTTACAGTGTTGCTGAGATTCGACTGCACATCTACAGTGGACAGGCCACTccattccctctccctcctgagTCACCAGTTCCTAGTGCTGACCAAAACCCACCCACACTGGGCTGTGAG GCAGGTttcagtgagagagtgagacctCCAGTGCAGCCCTTCTGCCAAGGCAATGTggtcatcctgcacatagacggTGCCCGCTTCCTTCCAGACTGTTCCACCATCAGTAGGGTCATGGGTGGAGTCTTTGACCACCATTACAACCA AGTCGGTCCTGACATAGCTACAGGGGTTGACTTGGACAGCAACATCTTCGAGCCCTTCTACAACTTTCGGCTGGAGCTACGATGCCCAACTCTTCCAACTTCTTCTACCGTTTTACTGAAG GTTTACACAGTGGATAAGTTTAGCCTGAAAACTGTGACCATTGGCTGGGCAGCTCTCGGACTGTTTGTGGAGTCTGGCAGTGAAACACAAGCCGGTATAGACACCAGTCCACAGCAG GTGTGTCTGAATGAGGGGGCCCACCAGCTCAGGCTGTACCACCAGTGTCCAGCGACAggcactcctctctcctcacaggCCTTGGCCCTCTCCAGCAG GGTTGTTCCCTGTGCCAGTGTGCTGGTGAGGGTGTCCAGTGCTCCGTCTGAAGGAGTTGGTCCTACAGAGCCCCAGAGCCAGCAGCCACAGCAGCTCTCCCCCAAGCTGAGCCCCTCTGACAGGGTGTTCTACTCCAGCTCTGCACGACTGACTCCTGGAGAAACACGGCTACTTGCTGCCATGATGCACAG GTCATTTGTTAGTGTCCGAGAGACGGCCCTCTTTATCGCTGGGGACTCATGGGGTCCGGACACAAAATCAGAACTGGAGATTGGTGATTGGATATTACAGAAACTGAGCCATGTGAACTACACTTGGCCACAGCCGTTTAATCTGAACCTAGTGTCTCACTACTCTCGTTCAGATGGCTTCAAA GTCTGTGTGGAGAGTGCTCTGAACCTGCCCTGGTGTGCCTTCCCAATGGGGATATGCACTCTTTGCCCTCCTGCTGCTGTTTACCAGGGTCCTCCCTGGCTTGCCCATGACCGTCCCAACTTTATCCAGTGCCTGGTTCTTAACAGCAGCTACAGTGCCCCCCAGTGGTCAGATGGATACATG TCTTTCCATCAGCGAGTGTACCACAAGTATATGACAGCCATCATCCACCTCTATGCTGTGTCTGTGGTTCCTATTGAGGCATCTGAACACATGCACGACAGCAATGGCAATCAGAAAATTTAA